The Mycobacterium sp. 3519A genome contains a region encoding:
- a CDS encoding acetyl/propionyl/methylcrotonyl-CoA carboxylase subunit alpha — MPSHASSKISKVLVANRGEIAVRVIRAAKDAGLASVAVYAEPDADAPHVRLADEAFALGGQTSAESYLVFEKLLDAAEKSGANAIHPGYGFLSENADFAQAVIDAGLIWIGPSPQSIRDLGDKVTARHIAARAQAPLVPGTPDPVKDADEVVAFAEEYGVPVAIKAAFGGGGRGMKVARTIEEIPELFESATREAVAAFGRGECFVERYLDKPRHVEAQVIADQHGNVVVAGTRDCSLQRRFQKLVEEAPAPFLTDAQRKEIHESAKRICKEAGYYGAGTVEYLVGQDGLISFLEVNTRLQVEHPVTEETAGIDLVLQQFKIANGETLDITEDPVPRGHAIEFRINGEDAGRGFLPAPGPVTKFEPPSGPGVRLDSGVETGSVIGGQFDSMLAKLIVYGATREEALARSRRALAEFNVEGLATVIPFHRAIVSDPAFIGDGDGFSVHTRWIETEWDNTVEPFTGGDPIEEEDTIPRQTVVVEVGGRRLEVSLPGDLAIGGGGAPAGGGNVVRKKPKPRKRGAQAGAAASGDAVTAPMQGTVVKVAVEEGQQVSAGDLVVVLEAMKMENPVTAHKDGTITGLAVEAGAAITQGTVLAEIK; from the coding sequence GTGCCTAGTCACGCCAGCTCGAAGATCTCCAAGGTGCTTGTCGCCAATCGTGGGGAGATCGCGGTCCGGGTGATCCGGGCAGCCAAGGACGCCGGGCTGGCCAGCGTGGCCGTGTACGCCGAACCTGATGCCGACGCCCCGCACGTACGGCTGGCCGACGAGGCGTTCGCGCTCGGCGGCCAGACGTCGGCGGAGTCTTATCTCGTTTTCGAGAAGCTGCTCGACGCCGCCGAGAAGTCCGGCGCCAACGCGATCCACCCTGGCTACGGATTCCTCTCTGAGAACGCCGATTTCGCGCAGGCGGTGATCGACGCCGGGCTGATCTGGATCGGCCCGAGCCCGCAGTCGATCCGCGACCTCGGCGACAAGGTGACTGCAAGGCACATCGCTGCGCGCGCCCAGGCGCCACTGGTGCCGGGCACCCCGGACCCGGTGAAGGACGCCGACGAGGTGGTCGCCTTCGCCGAGGAGTACGGCGTGCCGGTCGCGATCAAGGCGGCGTTCGGTGGCGGCGGCCGCGGCATGAAGGTGGCCCGCACCATCGAAGAGATTCCTGAGCTGTTCGAGTCGGCCACGCGTGAAGCGGTGGCCGCATTCGGCCGCGGCGAGTGCTTCGTCGAGCGCTACCTGGACAAGCCGCGGCACGTCGAGGCGCAGGTGATCGCCGACCAGCACGGCAACGTCGTGGTCGCGGGCACCCGCGACTGCTCGCTGCAGCGCCGCTTCCAGAAACTAGTGGAGGAGGCGCCGGCGCCGTTCCTGACCGACGCGCAGCGCAAGGAGATCCACGAGTCGGCCAAGCGCATCTGCAAGGAGGCCGGCTACTACGGCGCGGGCACCGTCGAGTACCTGGTCGGCCAGGACGGGCTGATCTCGTTCCTCGAAGTCAACACCCGACTGCAGGTGGAGCACCCGGTCACCGAGGAGACCGCGGGCATCGACCTGGTGCTGCAGCAGTTCAAGATCGCCAACGGCGAGACCCTCGACATCACCGAGGACCCGGTTCCGCGTGGGCACGCGATCGAGTTCCGGATCAACGGCGAGGACGCGGGCCGCGGCTTCCTGCCCGCCCCCGGTCCGGTGACCAAGTTCGAGCCGCCGAGCGGCCCCGGCGTGCGGTTGGACTCCGGCGTGGAGACCGGTTCGGTGATCGGCGGACAGTTCGACTCGATGCTGGCCAAGCTGATCGTCTACGGCGCCACCCGCGAGGAGGCACTGGCCCGGTCCCGCCGCGCGCTTGCCGAATTCAACGTCGAGGGTCTGGCCACCGTCATCCCGTTCCACCGGGCGATCGTCTCGGACCCAGCGTTCATCGGCGACGGTGACGGCTTCTCGGTGCACACCCGGTGGATCGAGACGGAGTGGGACAACACCGTCGAACCGTTCACCGGCGGCGACCCGATCGAGGAAGAGGACACCATTCCGCGGCAGACCGTCGTGGTGGAGGTCGGCGGCCGCCGACTCGAGGTGTCGCTGCCCGGCGACCTCGCGATCGGCGGCGGCGGCGCGCCCGCGGGTGGCGGCAACGTCGTTCGCAAGAAGCCCAAGCCGCGCAAGCGTGGCGCACAGGCAGGCGCCGCGGCGTCGGGTGATGCGGTGACCGCGCCGATGCAGGGCACCGTCGTCAAAGTGGCCGTCGAAGAAGGCCAGCAGGTGTCCGCGGGCGACCTCGTGGTCGTGCTCGAGGCGATGAAGATGGAGAATCCGGTCACCGCCCACAAGGACGGCACGATCACCGGCCTCGCCGTCGAGGCGGGCGCCGCGATCACCCAGGGCACGGTGCTCGCCGAAATCAAGTGA
- a CDS encoding ATP-binding protein, translating to MADASTDIPRQRSDRSVELRVAAKLENLAVLRTLVAAVGTFEDLDFDAVADLRLAVDEACTRLIRSAVGGSTLLLVVEPRDDAVVINASTTCKSPDILAPGSFSWHVLSSLTDEVSTFQDGQGPADQQVVGISMTTRRASSLQ from the coding sequence ATGGCCGACGCGAGCACAGACATTCCACGGCAGCGAAGCGACCGATCCGTCGAGCTCCGGGTCGCCGCAAAGCTGGAGAATCTGGCGGTGCTGCGCACCTTGGTGGCCGCCGTCGGCACCTTCGAGGACCTCGATTTCGACGCCGTCGCCGACCTGCGACTGGCGGTCGACGAGGCATGTACCCGGCTGATTCGATCCGCCGTTGGCGGCTCGACACTGCTGCTGGTGGTCGAGCCGAGGGACGATGCGGTCGTCATCAATGCATCGACCACATGCAAGAGCCCTGACATCCTCGCGCCAGGCAGCTTCAGCTGGCACGTACTGAGTTCGCTGACCGACGAGGTGTCGACGTTCCAGGACGGGCAGGGCCCCGCGGACCAACAGGTGGTCGGAATCTCGATGACGACGAGGCGAGCGAGTTCGCTGCAGTGA
- a CDS encoding SDR family oxidoreductase, producing the protein MELGLKPGNVIITGGSSGLGAATVQAVIAHGGTPLVIDRKVPPADVAYAQADLADTDAVDAAVRTLADRVDGQVHGVFTAAGIDCCGKLADVPAKDWERVVHVNLLGTAAVIRSALPYLKATGGTIVTCASTLGINAVSDATAYCASKFGVVGLSRALAAELAGEVGVTMLIPGGMHTAFFDDRDEQYKPPPDAKLNKPENVAETVVFALSQPTGCEVREMVVCASTESSWP; encoded by the coding sequence ATGGAATTGGGCTTGAAACCAGGCAATGTGATCATCACCGGCGGATCGTCCGGCCTCGGTGCGGCCACCGTGCAAGCTGTCATCGCACACGGCGGCACCCCGCTGGTGATCGACCGGAAGGTTCCGCCCGCCGATGTGGCCTACGCGCAGGCGGATCTCGCGGACACCGACGCCGTTGATGCGGCCGTGCGTACGCTGGCCGACCGCGTCGACGGGCAGGTGCACGGAGTCTTCACCGCGGCAGGCATCGACTGCTGCGGCAAGCTCGCCGACGTGCCTGCCAAAGACTGGGAGCGCGTCGTCCACGTCAATCTGCTCGGCACCGCGGCGGTGATTCGCTCGGCGCTTCCGTATCTGAAGGCCACCGGAGGCACCATCGTCACGTGCGCGTCGACGCTGGGGATCAACGCGGTGAGCGACGCAACCGCCTACTGCGCATCGAAATTCGGCGTCGTCGGACTATCCCGTGCGCTGGCCGCCGAACTGGCGGGCGAGGTCGGGGTGACGATGCTGATTCCCGGCGGCATGCACACGGCATTCTTCGATGACCGTGACGAACAGTACAAGCCGCCGCCCGATGCGAAGCTGAACAAGCCCGAGAATGTCGCCGAGACCGTGGTGTTCGCGTTGTCTCAACCCACCGGTTGCGAGGTTCGCGAGATGGTGGTGTGCGCGTCGACGGAGTCGTCGTGGCCGTAA
- the rfaE2 gene encoding D-glycero-beta-D-manno-heptose 1-phosphate adenylyltransferase, whose product MSKPIVIVGDSMLDVDIEGSATRLSPEAPVAVVDTKRVWHRPGGAGLAAVLAARLECDVVLVTALADDPDGQALDRLLTSARVTVVRLPLSGNTVCKTRIRVAGHSMLRLDHGDGTAGGDSIPRRAAEALQNAKAICVADYGRGVASHPGIRDALTAAAKRVPVVWDPHPRGAAPVQGCWLVTPNEAEAREDSGDALRKRWHAKAVSVTLGSRGAVLATAQTNTFIPTPAVPASAGSDTCGAGDRFAVAATLALAAGQDIEGAAAAAVDAASRFVAAGGAAGVSSSASVGASHSAVGEFDAITGDAATVRDRLRSRGGTLVATGGCFDLLHTGHVRLLRDARHLGDALVVLLNSDASVRALKGPRRPVMRAEDRARVLSALACVDAVIVFDEHSPERVLEQLRPDVWVKGGDYAEADLPEAEVVRRHGGEVVLLPTVSGYSSSKLIAAARS is encoded by the coding sequence ATGAGTAAACCGATTGTGATCGTCGGTGATTCGATGCTCGACGTCGACATCGAAGGAAGCGCAACCCGGCTCAGCCCCGAGGCGCCGGTGGCCGTCGTCGACACGAAGCGGGTCTGGCACCGGCCCGGCGGGGCCGGCCTGGCGGCGGTGCTGGCCGCCCGGCTGGAATGCGACGTGGTCCTGGTGACCGCTCTGGCGGACGACCCCGACGGGCAGGCGCTGGACCGCCTGCTCACCTCCGCCCGTGTCACCGTCGTCCGGCTGCCGCTGTCCGGTAACACCGTCTGCAAGACCAGGATTCGGGTGGCCGGCCATTCGATGCTTCGACTGGATCACGGCGACGGGACAGCCGGTGGTGACTCGATACCCAGGCGCGCCGCCGAGGCGCTGCAGAATGCGAAAGCGATCTGCGTGGCCGACTACGGCCGGGGTGTCGCCTCGCATCCAGGCATCAGGGACGCGCTGACCGCCGCGGCGAAGCGTGTGCCCGTCGTCTGGGATCCACATCCGCGCGGTGCCGCGCCGGTGCAGGGGTGCTGGCTGGTCACGCCAAACGAGGCCGAAGCCCGCGAGGACAGCGGTGATGCACTGCGCAAGCGGTGGCATGCCAAGGCCGTCAGCGTGACGCTCGGATCCCGCGGCGCGGTACTCGCCACCGCACAGACCAACACGTTCATCCCGACACCTGCCGTTCCCGCGTCCGCGGGCAGCGACACCTGCGGCGCCGGGGACCGGTTCGCGGTCGCCGCCACCCTCGCGCTTGCCGCAGGCCAGGACATCGAGGGGGCGGCCGCCGCGGCGGTCGACGCGGCCAGCCGATTCGTCGCTGCAGGCGGCGCTGCAGGCGTGTCGAGTTCGGCGTCTGTCGGCGCAAGCCACTCGGCCGTCGGCGAATTCGACGCCATCACCGGTGACGCCGCCACCGTCCGCGACAGGTTGCGCAGCCGCGGCGGGACATTGGTCGCGACCGGCGGCTGCTTCGATCTGCTGCACACCGGCCACGTCCGACTGCTGCGCGACGCGCGACACCTCGGTGACGCGTTGGTGGTGCTGCTCAACTCCGACGCGTCGGTGCGGGCGCTGAAAGGCCCGCGGCGACCGGTGATGCGGGCCGAAGACCGGGCACGGGTGCTGTCCGCGCTGGCGTGTGTCGATGCCGTCATCGTGTTCGACGAACACTCACCCGAACGGGTATTGGAACAACTGCGGCCCGACGTCTGGGTCAAGGGTGGCGATTACGCCGAGGCCGACCTGCCGGAGGCCGAGGTGGTCCGCCGTCACGGCGGCGAAGTCGTGCTGTTACCGACCGTATCCGGCTATTCGTCGTCAAAGCTGATCGCCGCCGCGCGGTCGTGA
- a CDS encoding SIS domain-containing protein yields the protein MIETHISALANAVGQISAEAPRLQAWGSRLADVLIGGGRLLACGNGGSAAEAQHLTAELVGRFRDERMPLSAISLHADTSALTAIANDYGTDDMYARGVRAHGRPGDILVALSTSGTSPNVLCAVKAAHETGLTAWALSGPAPNPLAAMCDDAVCVEASTTATVQEIHLLLVHALCIAVDDVLLGAGHE from the coding sequence GTGATTGAAACCCATATCTCCGCCTTGGCGAACGCGGTCGGGCAGATCAGCGCGGAGGCACCACGCCTGCAGGCGTGGGGCAGTCGACTGGCGGACGTGCTGATCGGCGGCGGCCGACTGCTCGCCTGCGGCAACGGCGGCAGCGCCGCTGAGGCTCAGCATCTGACCGCAGAACTGGTCGGTCGGTTCCGCGATGAGCGGATGCCGTTGTCCGCCATCTCGTTACACGCCGACACCTCGGCGCTGACAGCGATCGCCAACGACTACGGCACTGACGACATGTATGCCCGAGGAGTGCGGGCGCACGGCAGGCCCGGCGACATCCTGGTGGCCTTGTCGACCAGTGGCACCAGCCCCAACGTGCTGTGTGCCGTCAAGGCGGCACACGAAACCGGACTCACCGCGTGGGCGTTGTCCGGGCCGGCGCCCAACCCGCTGGCGGCCATGTGCGACGACGCCGTCTGCGTCGAAGCCTCCACCACCGCGACGGTGCAGGAGATCCACCTGCTGCTGGTCCACGCTCTCTGCATCGCGGTCGACGATGTGCTGTTGGGAGCCGGTCATGAGTAA
- a CDS encoding NTP transferase domain-containing protein → MPNSVAGVLLAAGAGTRYGKPKVLADDGRWLRSCVAALAEGGCDDVVVVLGAAVVDVPAPARAVVADDWELGLSASVRAGIDAVDADYVVLHAVDTPDVGADTVRRVLDAARSSVAGLARARYGDRPGHPVVIARRHWQALVSQLHGDEGARPFLAGRPDVTAVDCADLASGQDIDVR, encoded by the coding sequence ATGCCCAACAGCGTCGCGGGCGTGCTGCTGGCCGCCGGCGCAGGCACGCGCTACGGCAAGCCGAAAGTGCTTGCCGACGACGGCCGGTGGCTTCGGTCATGCGTCGCCGCGCTGGCGGAAGGCGGATGCGACGACGTGGTCGTGGTGCTGGGTGCCGCGGTCGTCGACGTCCCGGCCCCGGCCAGGGCGGTGGTCGCGGACGACTGGGAGCTGGGGCTCAGCGCATCGGTGCGGGCGGGCATCGACGCCGTCGACGCCGACTACGTGGTGTTGCACGCGGTCGACACCCCCGACGTGGGCGCCGACACCGTGCGGCGGGTGCTCGACGCGGCGCGGTCGTCGGTCGCGGGGCTGGCCAGGGCCCGCTACGGCGACCGGCCGGGGCATCCCGTCGTCATCGCGCGCAGGCACTGGCAGGCGCTGGTTTCCCAACTGCACGGCGACGAAGGCGCCCGGCCGTTCCTGGCCGGGCGGCCCGACGTGACCGCGGTGGACTGCGCTGATCTGGCGTCGGGGCAGGACATCGACGTGCGTTAG
- a CDS encoding glycosyltransferase family 9 protein gives MRVDGVVVAVNRSQDTVLVLRALGLGDLLTAVPALRGLRRAYPDARIVLAAPERFRHLALASGAVDDVQPTPGLGRLRPQPVLPALAVNLHGSGPESIADLVAVRPRALLTHRHPAYPDLPGPPWRTEVHEVDRWCGLLEWAGIECHSKDLAIPRPPGYRDRSGVVVIHPGAAYPARRWPAERFAQVAAVLRDMGHEVLITGDANEVDLAHTVAAGAGLPRTAVLAGTVGLLELVALIADCRLLICGDTGVGHVATATGTPSVLIFGPTPPSRWGPRGSGPHIAVWAGDRGDPHADRPHQGLLLITVSRVLDATRSLLRECA, from the coding sequence GTGCGCGTCGACGGAGTCGTCGTGGCCGTAAACCGGTCACAGGACACCGTTCTGGTGCTGCGCGCGCTCGGACTCGGTGACCTGTTGACGGCGGTGCCCGCGCTGCGCGGCCTGCGCCGCGCGTATCCCGACGCGCGTATCGTACTGGCGGCACCCGAACGGTTCCGCCACTTGGCGCTGGCCTCCGGTGCGGTCGACGACGTCCAACCCACCCCTGGGCTTGGCCGGTTGCGCCCGCAGCCCGTACTGCCCGCACTGGCGGTGAACCTGCACGGCAGCGGGCCGGAGAGCATCGCGGACCTCGTCGCGGTGCGGCCACGGGCCCTGCTCACCCATCGGCACCCCGCCTACCCCGACCTGCCCGGCCCCCCGTGGCGCACCGAGGTCCACGAGGTGGACCGCTGGTGCGGTCTGCTGGAATGGGCCGGAATCGAATGTCACTCAAAGGATCTCGCGATTCCACGGCCACCCGGCTATCGTGACCGGTCCGGTGTGGTGGTGATCCACCCCGGCGCCGCGTACCCGGCGCGGCGGTGGCCGGCCGAGCGGTTCGCACAGGTGGCCGCGGTGCTGCGGGACATGGGTCACGAGGTGCTGATCACCGGGGACGCCAACGAAGTCGATCTCGCCCATACCGTGGCCGCCGGTGCCGGCCTCCCTCGAACGGCCGTTCTGGCAGGCACTGTCGGGCTGCTCGAACTGGTCGCGTTGATCGCCGACTGCCGGCTGCTGATATGCGGTGACACCGGCGTCGGTCACGTCGCCACCGCGACCGGCACACCGTCGGTGCTGATCTTCGGCCCGACCCCGCCGAGCCGTTGGGGGCCAAGGGGTTCCGGTCCGCACATCGCGGTGTGGGCCGGTGACCGGGGAGACCCGCACGCCGACCGACCGCACCAAGGACTGCTGCTGATCACCGTGTCGCGAGTGCTGGATGCGACCAGGAGTCTGCTGAGGGAATGCGCGTGA
- a CDS encoding DNA topoisomerase IB, which yields MKLRRSSVSGPGIRRVRRGKGFSYQDHDGAPVTDQATLERIQALVIPPAWKNVWICPHPNGHIQAVGTDAAGRRQYLYHQQWHEERNEEKFDRVLEMSAALPEMRRQITADLRARGLERDRVLALALLLLDLGYFRAGGEQYAEENNSYGIATLLCEHVALQKHAVEFDYPAKSGVRRTLLIEDDEVARSARALLRGRRESDRFLVCRNGSGWVDLHADDLNARFKELVGEDYTVKDLRTWHGTVLGAAAFVDADPPANKTVIKRVESAVMKEVAEELGNTPAVARSSYVDPRVVQGYEAGLTIAAGVRRANRSKKPAERQAILESSTARLIRKVAKG from the coding sequence ATGAAACTTCGTCGTAGCTCCGTCAGCGGTCCTGGGATACGTCGGGTGCGCCGCGGGAAAGGCTTCTCGTACCAGGATCACGACGGCGCACCGGTCACCGACCAGGCCACCCTGGAACGCATCCAGGCACTGGTGATCCCGCCCGCGTGGAAGAACGTGTGGATCTGCCCGCACCCGAACGGCCACATCCAGGCGGTCGGCACCGACGCGGCGGGTCGCCGCCAGTATCTCTACCACCAGCAGTGGCATGAGGAACGCAACGAGGAGAAGTTCGACCGGGTGCTGGAGATGTCGGCAGCACTTCCCGAGATGCGACGGCAGATCACCGCCGACCTGCGGGCCCGCGGCCTGGAACGGGACCGGGTGCTCGCGCTGGCCCTGCTGCTGCTCGACCTGGGCTACTTCCGGGCAGGCGGTGAGCAGTACGCCGAGGAGAACAACTCGTACGGAATCGCCACCCTGCTCTGCGAGCATGTTGCCCTGCAGAAGCACGCCGTCGAATTCGACTACCCGGCCAAGAGCGGGGTGCGTCGGACGCTGCTGATCGAGGACGACGAGGTGGCCCGCTCAGCGCGCGCGCTGCTGCGCGGCCGCCGCGAGTCCGATCGATTCCTGGTGTGCCGCAACGGTTCCGGCTGGGTGGACCTGCACGCCGACGACCTCAACGCGCGGTTCAAGGAACTGGTCGGCGAGGATTACACGGTCAAGGATCTGCGAACCTGGCACGGCACGGTCCTCGGCGCCGCCGCGTTCGTCGACGCGGACCCGCCCGCCAACAAGACGGTGATCAAACGCGTCGAATCCGCGGTGATGAAGGAGGTCGCCGAGGAACTCGGCAATACCCCCGCAGTGGCCCGGTCGTCGTATGTGGACCCACGGGTGGTGCAAGGCTACGAGGCCGGCCTGACCATCGCCGCGGGCGTGCGGCGGGCCAACCGCAGTAAGAAACCCGCTGAACGGCAGGCGATTCTGGAAAGCAGCACCGCGCGACTCATTCGCAAGGTGGCGAAAGGCTAG
- a CDS encoding UDP-glucose/GDP-mannose dehydrogenase family protein, which translates to MRVSRLRIGVIGAGYVGLTTAVCLAEREHDTVCVDVDADRVEQLRRGVAHIDEPGLPLLLRQGLEHGTLRFSCDDTDLADRDVVFVCVPTPSGSDGSADLRAVDGVVERLGSVLRRGAVLALKSTVPVGTTRRIDQKLPADIRAASVPEFLREGHAVYDFRHPERIVIGTDDQRAADMLGVVFGAGAAMLRMTPESAELAKYASNAFLAVKISYANSLARLCAQVGANVADVTRCMGADVRIGQHFLQPGPGWGGSCLPKDTAALLHTGRTHGVALPEVESARCTNAAQPGRIAAALNRCLSVPLHRARITALGLTFKAGTSDVRDSPALTICAELAGAGAQITGYDPRLAAIEPAPVRRSAITAVDDPYLAAKDADAIVVLTEWPEFRDLDWPLIAEQAPGAVVVDTRNLLDAAAVGGLTYLGNGTPTGF; encoded by the coding sequence ATGCGCGTGAGTCGGCTTCGGATCGGAGTCATCGGCGCCGGCTACGTCGGTCTGACCACAGCGGTGTGCCTGGCCGAGCGCGAACACGACACCGTGTGCGTCGACGTCGACGCCGACCGCGTGGAGCAATTGCGCCGCGGCGTTGCGCACATCGACGAACCCGGCCTACCGCTGCTGCTGCGACAGGGACTCGAGCACGGGACACTGAGATTCAGTTGCGACGACACTGATCTCGCGGACCGCGATGTCGTGTTCGTCTGTGTTCCCACCCCGAGCGGTTCGGACGGATCGGCGGATCTGCGCGCCGTCGATGGCGTGGTCGAGCGACTCGGGTCGGTGTTGCGCCGCGGTGCCGTCCTGGCGCTGAAGTCGACGGTTCCCGTCGGCACCACGCGGCGGATCGATCAGAAGCTGCCCGCCGACATTCGCGCGGCCTCGGTGCCCGAGTTCCTGCGTGAAGGCCATGCGGTCTACGACTTTCGCCATCCGGAGCGCATCGTGATCGGCACCGACGACCAGCGTGCCGCCGACATGCTCGGCGTGGTGTTCGGCGCCGGGGCCGCGATGCTGCGGATGACGCCGGAAAGCGCGGAATTGGCCAAGTACGCCAGCAATGCGTTCCTGGCCGTGAAGATCTCCTACGCCAATTCGCTTGCCCGGCTGTGCGCACAGGTCGGCGCGAACGTCGCGGATGTCACCCGGTGCATGGGCGCCGATGTGCGCATCGGCCAGCATTTCCTGCAACCCGGCCCCGGCTGGGGTGGCTCGTGTCTGCCCAAGGACACCGCCGCGCTGCTGCACACTGGACGGACCCACGGCGTCGCGCTGCCGGAGGTGGAGTCGGCGCGGTGCACCAACGCCGCGCAACCTGGCCGGATCGCCGCCGCGTTGAACCGCTGCTTGTCGGTTCCACTGCACCGGGCCCGGATCACCGCGCTCGGGCTGACGTTCAAGGCGGGCACCAGCGACGTGCGGGACTCGCCCGCGTTGACCATCTGCGCCGAACTGGCAGGTGCCGGCGCGCAGATCACCGGATACGACCCGCGGCTGGCGGCCATCGAGCCCGCACCGGTGCGCCGGTCGGCGATCACCGCGGTCGACGACCCGTATCTGGCCGCCAAGGACGCCGACGCGATCGTGGTGCTCACCGAATGGCCCGAGTTCCGCGACCTGGACTGGCCACTGATCGCCGAACAGGCGCCGGGCGCGGTGGTGGTGGACACCCGCAACCTTCTCGACGCGGCCGCGGTGGGCGGGCTGACCTACCTGGGCAACGGAACGCCGACGGGTTTCTAG
- a CDS encoding SDR family oxidoreductase — MKITVIGASGLIGAKVVELLTADGHDVVAASRQSGVDVLTGDGLADALSGADALVDVVNSPSFEDDPVMEFFTKSTTNLVVVAARADVGHYVALSIVGVDDLPDSGYMRAKVVQEKIITESGLPYTIVRVTQFAEFTDAITDSMTAGDEVRVPDALIQPIAAADVARDVARAAVAAPLNAVVNIGGPQKISFEQMARDSLARRGDDKTVVVDPDARYFGTKLSERSLVTPD; from the coding sequence ATGAAGATCACGGTTATCGGCGCAAGCGGGCTCATCGGCGCGAAGGTGGTTGAACTGTTGACCGCCGACGGCCACGATGTCGTGGCCGCGTCGCGTCAATCGGGTGTCGACGTGCTCACCGGCGACGGCCTCGCCGACGCGCTCAGTGGCGCCGATGCGCTCGTCGACGTCGTCAATTCGCCGTCGTTCGAAGACGATCCGGTGATGGAATTCTTCACGAAGTCCACCACCAACCTCGTCGTGGTGGCGGCACGCGCGGACGTCGGCCATTACGTCGCGCTGTCGATCGTCGGCGTCGACGATTTGCCGGACAGCGGTTACATGCGGGCAAAAGTGGTGCAGGAGAAGATCATCACCGAATCCGGGCTGCCGTATACCATCGTGCGGGTCACGCAGTTCGCCGAATTCACCGACGCCATCACCGATTCGATGACCGCAGGCGACGAGGTGCGCGTCCCCGATGCGCTGATCCAACCGATCGCCGCCGCCGACGTCGCAAGGGATGTCGCGCGCGCGGCGGTCGCCGCGCCGCTCAACGCGGTGGTGAACATCGGTGGGCCGCAGAAGATTTCGTTCGAGCAGATGGCCCGTGACTCGCTGGCCCGGCGGGGCGACGACAAGACGGTCGTCGTCGACCCCGACGCGCGCTACTTCGGTACCAAGTTGTCCGAGCGCAGCCTGGTCACGCCCGACTGA
- a CDS encoding STAS domain-containing protein has product MSTPETGPATPGSLIEPTDCHTAHFATRWLQPTMAVIAAHGELDAANAQQFVDYALRHAAHLDRLVLDLSGVDFFGTAGFSALHTLNVRCAAEKVDWAMAPSPAVVRLMRICDPDSTLPICDSVDAALAAVQGEPRRLLQLVPKSR; this is encoded by the coding sequence ATGTCTACCCCCGAAACGGGTCCGGCTACGCCGGGCTCTCTCATCGAACCCACCGATTGCCACACCGCGCACTTCGCCACGAGGTGGCTGCAACCGACGATGGCCGTCATCGCAGCGCACGGCGAACTCGACGCGGCCAACGCGCAGCAGTTCGTCGACTACGCCCTGCGGCATGCCGCCCATCTCGACCGCCTCGTGCTGGACCTTTCCGGCGTGGACTTCTTCGGTACCGCAGGCTTTTCGGCCTTGCACACCCTGAACGTCCGTTGCGCCGCGGAGAAAGTCGACTGGGCCATGGCGCCCAGTCCCGCCGTCGTGCGACTGATGCGGATCTGCGATCCCGACTCGACGTTGCCGATCTGCGACAGCGTCGATGCGGCGCTCGCCGCCGTACAGGGTGAACCCCGCCGGCTACTGCAGCTGGTCCCGAAGTCGCGCTAG
- a CDS encoding RNA polymerase sigma factor SigF, whose amino-acid sequence MFRELEGLPEASAQFQRQRDRIVERCLPLADHIARRFDGRGEPRDDLVQVARVGLVNAVIRFDVHAGSDFVSFAVPTIMGEVRRHFRDNSWSVKVPRRLKELHLRLGAATAELSQRLGRAPTATELAAELDMDRDEVIEGLVAGSSYNTLSIDSGGSGGNEDAPAIADTLGDVDLGLDQIENREALRPLLAALPERERTVLLLRFFESLTQTQIAERVGISQMHVSRLLAKSLARLRDQLQ is encoded by the coding sequence ATGTTCCGCGAACTCGAAGGACTGCCGGAGGCCTCTGCGCAGTTCCAACGCCAGCGCGACCGGATCGTCGAGCGGTGCCTTCCGCTTGCCGACCACATCGCCCGTCGGTTCGACGGGCGCGGCGAGCCACGCGACGACCTCGTCCAGGTGGCCCGCGTCGGACTGGTCAACGCGGTGATCCGGTTCGACGTGCACGCCGGTTCGGACTTCGTGTCCTTCGCCGTGCCGACCATCATGGGTGAGGTTCGCAGGCACTTCCGCGACAACAGCTGGTCGGTCAAGGTGCCGCGCAGGCTCAAGGAACTTCATCTGCGGCTGGGCGCAGCGACCGCCGAACTGTCTCAGCGACTCGGCCGGGCGCCGACCGCTACCGAACTGGCCGCCGAGTTGGACATGGACCGCGACGAGGTGATCGAGGGTCTGGTCGCAGGCAGCTCCTACAACACGTTGTCGATCGACAGCGGCGGCAGCGGCGGCAACGAGGATGCACCTGCGATTGCCGACACGCTCGGCGACGTGGATCTGGGTCTCGATCAGATCGAGAACCGAGAAGCGTTGCGGCCCTTGCTCGCTGCCCTACCTGAGCGCGAGCGGACCGTGTTGTTGCTGCGGTTCTTCGAGTCGTTGACACAGACGCAGATCGCCGAGCGAGTGGGCATCTCGCAGATGCATGTGTCCCGCTTGTTGGCGAAATCGCTAGCGCGACTTCGGGACCAGCTGCAGTAG